A window of Chryseobacterium shandongense genomic DNA:
CAACTGGTAGAATCGAGTCTGGTGTTATCAACACTGGTGATCCGGTTGATATCGTTGGTATGGGTGATGAAAAATTAACTTCTACAATTACAGGGGTTGAGATGTTCAGAAAAATCTTAGACAGAGGTGAAGCTGGTGATAACGTAGGTCTATTGTTGAGAGGTATTGAAAAAACTGACATCAAGAGAGGTATGGTTATCGCTAAGAAAGATTCTGTTAAACCACACAAAAAATTCAAAGCTGAGGTTTATATCCTTTCTAAAGAAGAAGGTGGACGTCACACTCCATTCCACAACAAATACCGTCCTCAGTTCTATGTAAGAACTACTGACGTTACAGGTGAGATCTTCTTACCAGAAGGTGTAGAAATGGTAATGCCTGGTGATAACTTAACAATCACTGTAGAATTGTTACAGCCAATCGCTCTTAACGACGGTCTTAGATTCGCGATCAGAGAAGGTGGTAGAACAGTAGGTGCTGGTCAGGTTACTGAAATTTTAGACTAATCATCTTAAAATATAAAAGCTTCCGTAAGGAACTTCTTTTACGGAAGCTTTTTTAACTACGGGCATCGTCCAATGGTAGGATACCGGTCTCCAAAACCGTTGATCAGGGTTCGAATCCTTGTGCCCGTGCAAATAACAATTATGAGTTCATTTATCGATTTTTTAAAAGGTTCTTATAACGAATTCAGACATAAAGTTGAATGGCCAAAATGGTCGGACCTTCAGTCTTCTACAATCGTGGTAACTGTTGCGACGGTAATCTTGGCGTTATTTACCTTTGGTGTTGACGAGTTGTTTTCTAAAGCAATCAGCAACATCATTGGAATGCTTATCAACTTGTTCAATTAATAATAAAAGTATTTTCCCATAATGAGCGAATTGAAATGGTATGTGCTGAAAGCAATCAGCGGACAGGAAAATAAAGTGAAAAACTACATTGAGACAGAAATCAAACGTTTAGGGTTTGAGCAGTACGTTACTCAAGTGGTTATTCCTATGGAAAAGGTTATTCAAATTAGAAACGGTAAAAAAGTTCCTAAAGAAAGACCATACTATCCTGGATACCTTATGATTGAAGCTGATCTGATGGGAGAAATTCCTCACGTTATTAAAAATATTCCCGGAGTTATTTCTTTCTTAAGCTTAACAAAAGGAGGTGATCCCGTTCCAATGAGAAAATCTGAAGTAAACAGAATGTTAGGAAGAATGGATGAGCTTTCAGAATTTGCAAGCGATGTTGAGATTCCATACATTGTGGGCGAAAATGTTAAAGTCATTGACGGACCATTCAACGGATTCAACGGAACAGTAGAGAAAATTCTTGAGGATAAAAAGAAAATTGAAGTATCTGTTCTTATCTTCGGTAGGAAAACTCCAATGGAGTTAAGCTACATGCAGGTAGAAAAAGTATAAAACATAGAAAGCACTTGATAAAG
This region includes:
- the secE gene encoding preprotein translocase subunit SecE; the encoded protein is MSSFIDFLKGSYNEFRHKVEWPKWSDLQSSTIVVTVATVILALFTFGVDELFSKAISNIIGMLINLFN
- the nusG gene encoding transcription termination/antitermination protein NusG, translated to MSELKWYVLKAISGQENKVKNYIETEIKRLGFEQYVTQVVIPMEKVIQIRNGKKVPKERPYYPGYLMIEADLMGEIPHVIKNIPGVISFLSLTKGGDPVPMRKSEVNRMLGRMDELSEFASDVEIPYIVGENVKVIDGPFNGFNGTVEKILEDKKKIEVSVLIFGRKTPMELSYMQVEKV